Proteins co-encoded in one Desulfitibacter alkalitolerans DSM 16504 genomic window:
- a CDS encoding L-lactate permease, whose product MGLGVLALLAFTPILVVFIFLVFLRWPAKHAMPIAWAYTGIMGLLVWKMDLVRVIASSIQGVVIAVSILYIVFGAILMLNTLTYSGAVTTIRRGFMDITPDRRIQVIIIAFLFGAFIEGAAGFGTPAAVAAPLLVVLGFPALAAVLAALIIQSVPVSFGAVGTPMLIGVRTGLDNPVVHEYIGVASAADPGYLEYVYMTAANVAVLHAIVGTLIPLAICMMLTRFFGKNRKFSEGLEVLPFAIFAGLSFTIPYVLVGVFLGPDFPSLLGSLIALPIVITAARKGFLMPSKPWDFPPESEWESDWMGSLRPKLEEERANMTLFKAWVPYLIVALLLVLSRIVDPLKAALTAPGVTLWVRNIMETGISQNWQILYSPGTIFIVTVTCSFFILGMKWEEMSKAISVSAKTMIGASVALGFAVPMVRIFINSGVNASGFDSMPIALAQGVAAVAGSAWPAFAAVIGALGAFIAGSNTVSNMMFSLFQHGVATEIGVNGALVVALQAVGGAAGNMICVHNVVAACAVVGLVGVEGKLIKWALIPMTYYLVAAGILGMTAVGLGLGFGF is encoded by the coding sequence ATGGGTCTTGGTGTTTTAGCGCTTTTGGCATTTACGCCTATTCTTGTTGTATTTATTTTTCTGGTATTTTTAAGGTGGCCTGCAAAACATGCCATGCCGATAGCATGGGCATACACAGGAATCATGGGTTTGCTGGTTTGGAAGATGGACCTGGTTCGTGTTATTGCTTCTAGTATACAAGGTGTAGTAATTGCCGTATCAATTTTATACATTGTTTTTGGTGCAATTTTAATGCTTAACACCTTGACATATAGTGGTGCTGTTACCACTATTCGTCGTGGTTTTATGGACATTACCCCGGATCGTAGAATCCAGGTTATAATTATAGCTTTCTTATTTGGTGCTTTTATTGAGGGTGCTGCAGGCTTTGGTACTCCAGCTGCTGTTGCCGCTCCTTTACTTGTGGTGCTTGGCTTCCCAGCCCTTGCTGCAGTTCTAGCAGCTCTCATCATCCAAAGTGTGCCAGTATCCTTTGGAGCTGTCGGCACTCCAATGCTTATAGGTGTTAGAACCGGCTTAGATAACCCAGTTGTTCATGAGTATATTGGTGTAGCAAGTGCAGCTGATCCTGGTTATCTAGAATATGTTTATATGACTGCTGCAAATGTGGCTGTTCTGCATGCTATAGTAGGTACACTTATTCCCCTAGCAATTTGTATGATGCTAACTAGATTTTTTGGCAAGAACAGAAAGTTTTCAGAAGGTTTAGAGGTTCTTCCCTTTGCAATATTTGCAGGATTAAGCTTTACAATTCCATATGTTTTAGTTGGCGTTTTCTTGGGACCTGACTTTCCATCGTTATTAGGTTCTTTAATTGCCTTACCAATAGTTATTACTGCTGCGCGTAAGGGCTTCTTAATGCCCAGCAAGCCCTGGGACTTTCCACCAGAATCTGAGTGGGAGTCTGACTGGATGGGTTCCTTAAGACCAAAGCTAGAAGAAGAAAGGGCAAACATGACCCTTTTCAAAGCATGGGTTCCCTATTTAATAGTTGCTTTATTGCTTGTACTTTCAAGAATTGTTGACCCTCTTAAGGCTGCTTTAACTGCCCCAGGTGTTACACTATGGGTGAGAAATATTATGGAGACTGGTATCAGCCAGAATTGGCAGATACTGTACTCTCCAGGCACAATCTTCATTGTCACAGTAACATGCTCCTTCTTCATTCTGGGCATGAAATGGGAAGAAATGTCCAAGGCAATCTCAGTTTCTGCCAAAACCATGATAGGTGCCAGCGTTGCTTTAGGTTTTGCAGTACCAATGGTTCGTATTTTTATTAACTCTGGTGTAAATGCCTCAGGCTTCGATAGCATGCCAATAGCGTTAGCTCAAGGTGTTGCTGCTGTAGCAGGCTCTGCCTGGCCAGCCTTTGCAGCTGTAATTGGAGCTTTAGGTGCTTTTATTGCAGGCAGTAATACTGTTAGTAACATGATGTTCTCCCTGTTCCAGCATGGAGTAGCTACCGAAATTGGTGTTAATGGAGCATTGGTGGTTGCCCTTCAGGCTGTTGGTGGGGCAGCAGGCAACATGATTTGTGTACACAACGTTGTTGCAGCATGCGCTGTTGTAGGTTTAGTTGGAGTGGAAGGTAAGCTTATCAAGTGGGCTCTAATTCCCATGACCTATTATCTGGTGGCTGCAGGTATTTTAGGTATGACTGCAGTTGGACTAGGATTAGGCTTTGGGTTCTAA